A DNA window from Verrucomicrobiia bacterium contains the following coding sequences:
- the ppk1 gene encoding polyphosphate kinase 1: MSTRHPAIPRKPRRRYFNRDLSWLEFNQRVLDEALAPDTPLLERVKFFCIFNSNLDEFFEVRVAGLMEARQAGVRERTPDGLDASETLTAIRRRVLGLVGDAYRCWRKELVPALERHGIGFLDPDALAADAAAWLADYYREKVSPVLTPLALDPAHPFPQLLNKSLNLIVRLHGPHRGQLRQSLAVVQVPRGLPRLVQVPAQPGRQCYIFLHQLISRFLGDLFPGMTLEGCWTFRVTRNSELYIDEEEVPNLLRAVEHELDKRKRGAAVRLEVSADCPADVTADLLAHVGLTPEELYVVDGPVNPTRLMAIVEDAHAPELRDPPFHAPVAAALRGKQDLFAAIQERDILFHHPYDSFGSVVTFLEQAAEDPKVLAIKQTLYRTGGDPRIVGALMNAVKNGKQVTAVVELKARFDEANNIRWSRALEEAGVHVIYGVVGYKIHCKVALVVRADDDGIRRYVHLGTGNYNPATARLYTDIGLLTCRPEFGEDATDLFNLITGICRPQPSRRLLLAPFDMLDRILALIHREAAHARAGLPARIVAKMNALVETPVIDALYEASAAGVEIDLIIRGICCLRPGVRGLSERIRVRSIVDRFLEHARIWSFDNAHQPEVYVGSADWMPRNLHRRIEAVFPIEDGRLRERLTGDILATELADNTKARHLMPNGTYQIPARQASAPLRRAQVEFIEKVLELRRQEVSRRRVRDGKLVPRTSPDT; this comes from the coding sequence ATGTCCACTCGTCATCCGGCAATCCCCCGCAAACCGAGACGCCGGTACTTCAACCGGGACCTCAGCTGGCTGGAATTCAATCAACGAGTCCTCGACGAGGCCCTGGCGCCGGACACCCCGCTGCTCGAGCGGGTGAAGTTTTTCTGCATCTTCAACTCGAATCTCGACGAGTTTTTCGAGGTGCGGGTTGCCGGACTGATGGAAGCCCGTCAGGCGGGGGTTCGGGAGCGGACTCCAGACGGGCTGGATGCCTCCGAAACGCTGACGGCCATTCGACGCCGGGTGCTGGGTCTGGTGGGCGATGCGTACCGTTGCTGGCGCAAAGAACTGGTGCCGGCGCTCGAACGGCACGGCATCGGTTTCCTGGATCCGGACGCCCTCGCCGCGGACGCCGCCGCCTGGCTCGCCGATTACTACCGCGAGAAGGTGTCACCGGTGCTGACCCCGCTGGCGTTGGATCCCGCGCATCCCTTTCCGCAACTGCTCAACAAATCGCTGAATCTCATCGTCCGGCTGCATGGGCCGCACCGGGGGCAGCTCCGGCAGTCCCTCGCCGTGGTGCAGGTGCCCCGCGGGCTCCCGCGGCTGGTGCAGGTGCCGGCGCAACCGGGCCGCCAGTGCTACATCTTCCTCCACCAGCTGATCAGCAGGTTCCTCGGGGACCTGTTTCCCGGGATGACGCTGGAGGGATGCTGGACCTTCCGGGTGACGCGCAACAGCGAGCTCTACATTGACGAGGAGGAAGTGCCGAACCTGCTCCGGGCGGTGGAGCATGAACTCGACAAAAGGAAGCGCGGCGCTGCGGTACGGCTGGAGGTCTCGGCGGACTGTCCCGCCGATGTCACCGCCGACCTCCTGGCCCATGTGGGCCTGACGCCCGAGGAACTTTACGTCGTGGACGGCCCGGTCAATCCCACGCGGCTGATGGCCATCGTCGAGGACGCCCATGCACCCGAGTTGCGGGACCCCCCGTTTCACGCGCCGGTAGCCGCGGCGTTGCGCGGGAAGCAGGACCTCTTTGCCGCAATCCAGGAACGGGACATCCTTTTCCACCATCCCTACGACAGCTTTGGGTCGGTGGTGACGTTTCTCGAGCAGGCCGCCGAGGACCCGAAGGTGCTGGCGATCAAGCAGACCTTGTATCGAACCGGTGGCGATCCCCGGATCGTCGGGGCCCTCATGAATGCGGTGAAGAACGGCAAGCAGGTCACCGCGGTCGTGGAGCTCAAGGCCCGCTTTGATGAGGCCAACAACATCCGTTGGTCCCGGGCTTTGGAAGAGGCCGGGGTGCATGTGATCTACGGCGTTGTCGGATACAAGATCCACTGCAAGGTCGCCCTCGTCGTCCGGGCCGATGACGATGGCATCCGCCGCTACGTCCACCTCGGCACGGGGAACTACAATCCCGCCACCGCCAGGCTTTACACCGACATCGGACTGCTGACCTGCCGTCCGGAGTTCGGGGAGGACGCAACCGACCTCTTCAACCTGATCACCGGGATCTGCCGTCCACAGCCGTCACGCCGGCTGTTGCTGGCGCCGTTCGACATGCTCGACCGCATCCTGGCCCTGATCCACCGCGAGGCGGCGCACGCCCGGGCGGGCCTTCCGGCGCGGATTGTGGCCAAAATGAACGCCCTGGTGGAAACACCGGTGATTGACGCCCTGTATGAAGCCTCGGCTGCCGGTGTGGAGATTGACCTCATCATCCGGGGCATCTGCTGTCTGCGACCGGGCGTGCGCGGCCTGAGCGAGCGGATCCGTGTCCGGAGCATCGTGGACCGGTTCCTCGAGCATGCGCGGATCTGGTCGTTCGACAACGCGCACCAGCCCGAGGTCTATGTGGGGAGCGCCGACTGGATGCCCCGCAACCTGCACCGGCGCATCGAGGCGGTGTTCCCGATCGAGGATGGTCGCCTGCGCGAGCGACTCACCGGCGACATCCTGGCCACCGAGTTGGCCGACAACACCAAGGCGCGACATCTGATGCCCAACGGCACCTATCAGATTCCGGCCCGCCAGGCGTCCGCCCCCCTCCGCCGGGCCCAGGTGGAGTTCATCGAAAAGGTCCTGGAGCTTCGGCGCCAGGAGGTCTCCCGCCGGCGGGTCCGCGACGGCAAGCTGGTGCCGAGAACGAGCCCGGACACCTGA
- a CDS encoding cytochrome b N-terminal domain-containing protein — protein sequence MKPLLDWVDSRTGLRRLVHEVLFENIPGGARWRYVWGSALTFCLLIQFITGAFLWSAYSPGSLTAWESVYYIQHEMTGGWFLRGLHHFTAQIMVVLLVLHLMQVVIDGAYHAPREVNFWFGLGLLLLTLALALTGYLLPWDQKGYWATKVATNIAAVTPLFGDQIQRLIVGGADYGNLTLTRFFALHAGFLPAGVVLLIVGHIALFRRHGVTARRPLRRPDAPFWPDQVLMDAVAALAVLATVVFLTLAFHGAELSAPADPSEPFPAARPEWYFLFLFEFLKYFPGHTEVWGAIVIPTLALLILAAMPLIGRWRLGHRFNLAFLASIGIGALLLTLQARRQDLADPTFLAAREQASRDARRVVELAQAAGGIPPTGAVTLLREDPLTQGPRLFAQNCASCHRFGGHDGLGNAVADAPSAPDLKGFGSRTWLSGLLDPDRVDGPDYYGGTKFREGKMVRFVKQKVARYDAEQRAGLVQVIAAVSAEAGLPLQASDDLRDAGLIEEGRRLVRSEFGCTDCHAFREPDEDATAPDLTGWGSREWIIGIIADPGHERFYGRRNDRMPAFLSTGQLDERSIGLLADWLREDWYRPGSPVTTSGAVRN from the coding sequence ATGAAGCCACTTCTGGACTGGGTGGATTCGCGGACCGGGCTGCGGCGTCTGGTCCATGAGGTGCTGTTCGAGAACATCCCGGGAGGTGCGCGGTGGCGGTATGTCTGGGGCAGTGCCCTCACGTTCTGCCTGCTCATTCAGTTCATCACCGGCGCCTTCCTCTGGTCGGCCTACAGCCCGGGGTCCCTGACCGCCTGGGAATCCGTCTATTACATCCAGCATGAAATGACGGGTGGATGGTTCCTGCGGGGGCTTCACCACTTCACCGCGCAGATCATGGTGGTGCTCCTGGTGCTGCACCTGATGCAAGTGGTGATTGACGGGGCGTATCATGCGCCGCGCGAGGTGAATTTCTGGTTCGGACTCGGGCTTCTCCTGCTCACTCTGGCTCTGGCGCTTACGGGATACCTGCTGCCCTGGGACCAGAAGGGCTATTGGGCGACGAAGGTGGCGACCAACATTGCCGCGGTGACGCCGTTGTTCGGGGACCAGATTCAGCGCCTGATCGTCGGCGGGGCCGACTACGGGAACCTGACGCTCACCCGCTTTTTTGCGCTCCATGCCGGATTCCTTCCGGCGGGAGTCGTCCTCCTGATCGTCGGCCATATCGCCCTGTTCCGCCGGCACGGCGTGACGGCACGGCGCCCGCTGCGGCGTCCGGACGCTCCCTTCTGGCCCGACCAGGTATTGATGGATGCCGTCGCCGCGCTGGCCGTGCTGGCGACTGTTGTGTTCCTGACCCTGGCCTTCCACGGGGCCGAGCTTTCGGCGCCGGCGGATCCCAGCGAGCCGTTTCCCGCGGCGCGGCCGGAGTGGTACTTTCTCTTCCTCTTCGAGTTCCTGAAGTACTTCCCGGGCCACACCGAGGTCTGGGGTGCCATTGTCATCCCGACCCTCGCGTTGCTGATCCTGGCCGCGATGCCCCTGATCGGCCGATGGCGGCTGGGTCACCGGTTCAATCTCGCCTTTCTGGCATCCATCGGAATTGGGGCACTGTTGCTGACCCTCCAGGCCCGCCGGCAGGATCTCGCCGATCCCACCTTTCTTGCCGCCCGGGAACAGGCTTCACGGGATGCGCGTCGCGTCGTCGAGCTCGCCCAGGCCGCCGGAGGCATTCCACCGACGGGCGCCGTGACGCTGCTTCGCGAGGATCCCCTCACACAGGGTCCGCGACTTTTCGCCCAAAATTGCGCCAGTTGTCATCGCTTCGGCGGCCACGACGGGCTGGGAAACGCGGTCGCCGATGCGCCAAGTGCCCCGGACCTCAAGGGCTTCGGATCCCGCACGTGGCTTTCGGGATTGCTGGACCCCGACCGTGTGGACGGACCCGACTACTATGGCGGCACGAAGTTTCGCGAGGGGAAGATGGTCCGGTTTGTGAAGCAGAAGGTGGCCCGGTACGACGCGGAACAGCGGGCCGGCCTGGTCCAGGTGATTGCCGCGGTCAGCGCCGAGGCCGGGCTGCCGCTTCAGGCGTCTGATGATCTTCGGGACGCCGGGTTGATTGAGGAAGGGCGCCGGTTGGTCCGTTCCGAGTTCGGTTGCACCGACTGCCACGCCTTCCGCGAACCCGATGAGGATGCCACCGCCCCGGACCTGACCGGATGGGGCTCCCGGGAGTGGATCATCGGCATCATCGCTGACCCGGGCCACGAGCGATTTTACGGGCGGCGCAACGACCGGATGCCCGCGTTCTTGTCCACCGGCCAACTGGACGAGAGGTCCATCGGGTTGCTCGCCGACTGGCTGCGCGAGGACTGGTACCGGCCCGGTTCGCCCGTCACCACCTCCGGAGCGGTCCGCAACTGA
- a CDS encoding Rieske 2Fe-2S domain-containing protein: protein MSNAVDSTGGTRRSFVKEALALVIGGLATLVPVAAGLWVWLDPLRRRGDARGAGFRRIASLTALPADGTPRRFTVLADRVDAWTRMPAVPVGAVYLRRTGEREVEALQTVCPHAGCFVDYRPEARDFLCPCHNSTFAIDGAINDPRSPSPRPMDTLPVEIRGEEVWVRYENFQAGQSEKRVLA from the coding sequence ATGTCCAATGCGGTGGATTCAACGGGCGGAACGCGCCGGTCCTTCGTCAAGGAAGCCCTCGCGCTGGTGATCGGAGGCCTGGCGACCCTGGTGCCGGTCGCCGCGGGATTATGGGTCTGGCTCGACCCGCTGCGCCGGCGCGGCGATGCCCGGGGTGCCGGATTCCGGCGGATCGCGTCCCTGACAGCGCTGCCGGCCGACGGGACACCGCGGAGGTTCACCGTGCTGGCCGACCGTGTGGATGCCTGGACCCGGATGCCGGCCGTTCCGGTCGGTGCTGTTTATCTCCGACGGACGGGCGAACGGGAGGTGGAGGCGCTCCAGACGGTTTGCCCCCATGCCGGATGCTTCGTGGATTACCGGCCGGAGGCCCGGGATTTCCTGTGTCCCTGTCACAACAGCACGTTCGCCATTGACGGGGCGATCAACGACCCCAGAAGCCCGAGTCCGCGGCCGATGGACACCCTCCCCGTCGAGATCCGCGGGGAGGAGGTGTGGGTCCGTTACGAGAATTTCCAGGCCGGCCAGAGCGAGAAGCGGGTGTTGGCATGA
- a CDS encoding NAD(P)-dependent oxidoreductase → MSQRIAVVGVGRMGANMARRLAESGFQVTAVYDARPAAAAAIASELGCTAAASLAEVTSLADVIFTVVTDDKAMDRVFATRGDSLLTGARGRTFINCATITPAVHVEVRKRARKAKAESLEACMASSITQARNGTLYLMIGGDRAVFERVEPLLRTLADDGKLLRYIGPTGTAAQVKALVNMVMNINTAGLAEGLGLGAALGLDLKVLMEVFSQTGANSRVLATDGEDMVNRDHSCFFSAAHAAKDSGIALRLAKGAGLKTPLAAAAHSQFRRMVAAGLGELDKSGIAELTFKGRGPRTRKAPPRKRPARPRR, encoded by the coding sequence ATGAGTCAACGCATTGCAGTGGTGGGGGTCGGCCGCATGGGAGCCAATATGGCCCGTCGGCTGGCCGAGAGTGGATTCCAGGTCACCGCCGTTTACGACGCGCGGCCGGCGGCGGCGGCGGCAATTGCCAGTGAGCTCGGCTGCACCGCTGCGGCCAGCCTCGCGGAGGTGACCTCGCTGGCGGACGTCATCTTCACGGTGGTCACCGACGACAAGGCCATGGACCGGGTGTTTGCGACCCGGGGCGACAGTCTGCTCACCGGGGCGCGGGGGCGGACCTTCATCAACTGTGCGACGATCACGCCCGCGGTGCACGTCGAGGTCCGCAAGCGGGCCCGGAAGGCGAAGGCGGAAAGCCTGGAGGCCTGCATGGCGTCGAGCATCACCCAGGCCCGCAATGGGACGCTCTACCTGATGATCGGTGGCGACCGCGCGGTGTTTGAGCGGGTGGAACCTTTGCTGCGCACGCTGGCCGACGACGGAAAGCTGCTCCGCTACATCGGGCCGACCGGCACGGCGGCCCAGGTGAAGGCCCTGGTCAACATGGTGATGAACATCAACACGGCCGGCCTGGCGGAAGGGCTCGGCCTTGGGGCGGCCCTCGGTCTGGACCTGAAGGTGCTGATGGAGGTGTTTTCCCAGACCGGGGCCAACAGCCGGGTCCTGGCCACCGACGGCGAGGACATGGTCAACCGCGACCATTCCTGCTTTTTCAGCGCCGCCCATGCGGCCAAGGACAGTGGCATCGCCCTTCGTCTGGCCAAAGGGGCGGGATTGAAGACCCCGCTTGCCGCAGCCGCTCATTCGCAGTTCCGCCGCATGGTCGCCGCGGGTCTCGGGGAACTCGACAAGTCCGGGATTGCGGAACTGACGTTCAAGGGGCGCGGTCCCCGCACCCGCAAGGCACCGCCGCGCAAGCGCCCTGCCCGGCCGCGCCGCTAG
- the dnaK gene encoding molecular chaperone DnaK, with translation MGKILGIDLGTTNSCMAVMEGGEPLVLENSEGRRTTPSVVAFAKNGERLVGDAAKRQAITNSRNTVYSIKRFMGRRFDEVQEELKRVPYKVARAANGDVAVEVEVEGKPRQFSPQEVSAMILSKLKADAETRLGESITQAVITVPAYFNDAQRQATKDAGRIAGLEVLRIINEPTAASLAYGLDKKKDEKIAVYDLGGGTFDISVLEIGDGVFEVKATNGDTHLGGDDWDNALMDWILDEFKRDTGMDLRKQPDALQRIKEEAEKAKIALSSSQQYDINLPFITADASGPKHIQKSLTRARMEQLCESLFERTITPTRACLKDAGIAADQIDELVLVGGMTRMPKVVETARSMVNKAPHQGVNPDEVVAVGAAIQGGVLKGDVKDVLLLDVTPLSLGIETMGRVFTKLIDRNTTIPTRKSEIFSTATDNQPGVEIHVLQGERAMAQDNKSLGRFQLSDIPPAPRGVPQIEVTFDIDANGILNVSAKDLGSGKQQKIVITASGGLSKDEVERLRRDAESHADEDRQRKEEVELRNEADNTAYRAEKLVKDSGDKLGAERARVDQGAQAVRDALKGSDAAAIRVALDKLNESLQVATAAMYKDNPPGAGAAGGDASGGPAGGPEAAASGSREGEGPIIDAEVVDEKKS, from the coding sequence ATGGGCAAAATTCTAGGGATCGATCTGGGAACGACGAATTCCTGCATGGCGGTGATGGAAGGGGGCGAGCCCTTGGTGCTCGAGAATTCCGAGGGGCGCCGGACCACGCCGTCCGTCGTGGCGTTCGCAAAGAATGGCGAACGGCTGGTGGGCGACGCGGCCAAGCGCCAGGCGATCACCAACTCCCGCAACACGGTGTACTCCATCAAGCGGTTCATGGGGCGCCGGTTCGACGAGGTGCAGGAGGAGTTGAAGCGCGTGCCGTACAAGGTGGCGCGTGCCGCGAACGGAGACGTCGCGGTGGAGGTGGAGGTGGAGGGCAAACCCCGGCAGTTCAGTCCGCAGGAGGTCTCCGCCATGATCCTTTCCAAGCTGAAGGCCGATGCGGAGACCCGTCTCGGGGAGTCCATCACCCAGGCGGTCATCACGGTGCCCGCCTACTTCAACGACGCGCAGCGCCAGGCCACCAAGGATGCCGGGCGGATTGCCGGATTGGAGGTCCTCCGGATCATCAACGAGCCGACCGCCGCCTCCCTGGCCTACGGGCTCGACAAGAAGAAGGACGAGAAGATTGCCGTCTACGACCTCGGCGGCGGCACCTTCGACATCAGCGTGCTCGAAATCGGCGACGGGGTCTTCGAGGTCAAGGCCACCAACGGTGACACGCACCTCGGCGGCGATGACTGGGACAACGCGCTGATGGACTGGATCCTGGACGAGTTCAAACGGGATACCGGGATGGATCTCCGCAAGCAGCCGGACGCCCTCCAGCGCATCAAGGAAGAGGCGGAAAAGGCCAAAATCGCCCTGAGCTCCTCGCAGCAGTATGACATCAACCTGCCCTTCATCACCGCGGACGCCAGCGGCCCCAAGCACATCCAGAAGTCGCTGACACGGGCCAGGATGGAGCAGCTTTGCGAATCGTTGTTCGAGCGGACCATCACCCCGACCCGCGCCTGCCTGAAGGACGCGGGAATTGCGGCCGACCAGATTGACGAGCTCGTGCTGGTCGGCGGGATGACCCGGATGCCCAAGGTCGTGGAGACGGCCCGTTCCATGGTGAACAAGGCCCCCCACCAGGGCGTGAACCCCGACGAGGTGGTTGCCGTGGGCGCCGCCATCCAGGGCGGGGTGCTCAAGGGGGACGTCAAGGACGTGCTGTTGCTCGATGTCACGCCGCTATCCCTGGGCATTGAAACCATGGGGCGGGTCTTCACCAAACTGATTGACCGCAACACCACGATCCCGACCCGCAAGTCGGAGATCTTTTCCACCGCCACCGACAATCAGCCCGGTGTGGAAATCCACGTGTTGCAGGGTGAGCGCGCGATGGCACAGGACAACAAGTCCCTGGGCCGGTTCCAGCTCTCCGACATCCCCCCCGCGCCCCGCGGAGTGCCCCAGATCGAGGTGACGTTCGACATTGACGCCAACGGCATCCTGAATGTCAGCGCCAAGGATCTTGGCTCGGGCAAGCAGCAGAAGATCGTCATCACCGCCTCCGGGGGGCTGTCGAAGGATGAGGTCGAGCGCCTGCGGCGTGACGCGGAGTCCCACGCCGACGAGGACCGCCAGCGGAAAGAGGAGGTCGAACTTCGGAACGAGGCCGACAACACCGCCTACCGCGCCGAGAAGCTGGTCAAGGACAGCGGCGACAAGCTCGGGGCCGAACGCGCTCGCGTTGACCAGGGGGCCCAGGCGGTGCGCGACGCCCTCAAGGGAAGTGACGCGGCCGCCATCCGTGTGGCGCTCGACAAACTCAACGAGTCCCTGCAGGTCGCCACGGCGGCGATGTACAAGGACAACCCGCCGGGTGCGGGTGCCGCCGGCGGCGACGCCTCGGGCGGTCCCGCAGGCGGTCCGGAAGCCGCCGCCTCGGGCTCCAGGGAGGGCGAGGGCCCGATCATTGATGCGGAGGTGGTGGATGAAAAGAAGTCCTGA
- a CDS encoding co-chaperone GroES: MALNVKPLGDRVLVELVEDKEVKKGGIIIPDTAKEKPTEGLVRALGTGKTDDEGKKIPFEVKVGDRVLVSKYGGTEIKIDGKEYKIFSSDDLIGVVE, translated from the coding sequence ATGGCACTCAACGTGAAACCCCTCGGCGACCGCGTGCTCGTCGAGCTTGTCGAAGACAAGGAAGTGAAAAAGGGCGGAATCATCATCCCCGATACCGCCAAGGAGAAACCCACGGAGGGTCTCGTCCGGGCCCTCGGGACCGGAAAGACCGATGACGAAGGCAAGAAGATCCCCTTCGAAGTCAAGGTCGGCGACCGCGTGCTGGTCTCCAAGTACGGCGGCACCGAAATCAAGATTGATGGCAAGGAATACAAGATCTTCAGCTCGGACGACCTGATCGGCGTCGTCGAATAA
- the groL gene encoding chaperonin GroEL (60 kDa chaperone family; promotes refolding of misfolded polypeptides especially under stressful conditions; forms two stacked rings of heptamers to form a barrel-shaped 14mer; ends can be capped by GroES; misfolded proteins enter the barrel where they are refolded when GroES binds), whose product MAAKQLVFDESARQRLLKGVEQLAKAVKATLGPKGRNVVIDKKFGSPTVTKDGVTVAKEIELSDPYENMGAQMVREVASKTSDSAGDGTTTATVLAESIYREGLKFVTSGGNPIGIQRGIQKAVEAAVDHLAKIAKKVKDKEEIKQVATVSANWDTTIGEIIADAMDKVGKDGTITVEEAKSIETTLDVVEGMQFDKGYLSPYFVTNAEAMLAKLEDAYILIYEKKISSLKDLLPLLEKVAKTGKPLLVIAEEVEGEALATLVVNKLRGTINVCAVKAPGFGDRRKAMLEDIAILTGGKCLTEDLGIKLENLELSDLGRAKSVVVEKENTTIVEGSGKSSEIQGRVNQIRRQIEETTSDYDREKLQERLAKLAGGVAVIHVGAATETEMKEKKARVEDALHATRAAVEEGIVAGGGVALLRTIPAIEALNLADHDERIGVDIVRRAVESPLRELARNAGVEGSLIVQEVKKRKGNDGYNVSTGAYEDLVKAGVVDPKKVTRSALQNASSIAGLLLTTECLITEIPEKKEKPAADPHHGGGMDY is encoded by the coding sequence ATGGCAGCCAAGCAACTCGTGTTCGATGAAAGCGCGCGCCAGCGCCTGCTCAAGGGTGTGGAACAGCTCGCAAAGGCCGTGAAGGCCACCCTGGGCCCGAAGGGCCGCAATGTGGTGATTGACAAGAAGTTCGGTTCCCCGACGGTCACCAAGGACGGTGTCACCGTCGCCAAGGAGATCGAGCTGAGCGACCCCTACGAAAACATGGGCGCACAGATGGTCCGCGAGGTCGCCAGCAAGACCAGCGACTCCGCCGGCGACGGCACGACGACGGCGACCGTGCTCGCCGAGTCCATCTACCGGGAGGGCCTGAAGTTTGTGACCTCGGGCGGCAACCCCATCGGCATCCAGCGCGGCATCCAGAAGGCCGTCGAGGCCGCGGTGGATCACCTCGCCAAGATCGCCAAGAAGGTCAAGGACAAGGAGGAGATCAAGCAGGTGGCGACCGTCTCCGCCAACTGGGACACCACGATTGGCGAGATCATCGCCGACGCGATGGACAAGGTGGGCAAGGACGGCACAATCACCGTCGAGGAGGCCAAGTCCATCGAAACCACGCTCGACGTCGTCGAGGGCATGCAGTTCGACAAGGGCTACCTGTCCCCGTACTTCGTGACGAATGCGGAGGCGATGCTGGCCAAACTCGAGGATGCCTACATCCTGATCTATGAGAAGAAGATCAGCTCGCTGAAGGATCTTCTCCCGCTCCTCGAAAAGGTGGCCAAGACCGGCAAGCCGCTGCTGGTGATCGCCGAGGAGGTCGAGGGGGAGGCCCTGGCGACCCTCGTGGTGAACAAGCTCCGTGGCACGATCAACGTGTGCGCGGTCAAGGCCCCGGGCTTCGGCGACCGCCGCAAGGCGATGCTGGAGGACATTGCGATCCTCACCGGCGGCAAGTGCCTCACGGAGGATCTCGGCATCAAGCTCGAGAATCTCGAGCTCTCCGACCTCGGCCGCGCCAAGAGCGTGGTGGTGGAGAAGGAAAACACCACCATCGTCGAGGGCAGCGGCAAGAGCTCCGAGATTCAGGGCCGGGTCAACCAGATCCGTCGCCAGATCGAGGAGACCACCAGTGACTACGACCGGGAGAAGCTGCAGGAGCGCCTGGCCAAGCTCGCCGGTGGCGTGGCGGTCATCCATGTCGGCGCCGCGACCGAGACGGAGATGAAGGAGAAGAAGGCCCGTGTTGAAGACGCCCTGCACGCCACCCGTGCGGCCGTCGAGGAGGGCATCGTCGCCGGCGGCGGCGTCGCACTCCTGCGCACCATCCCGGCCATCGAGGCCCTCAACCTCGCGGACCACGACGAGCGGATCGGCGTGGACATTGTCCGCCGCGCCGTGGAGTCCCCGCTGCGTGAACTGGCCCGCAATGCGGGCGTCGAAGGCAGCCTCATCGTCCAGGAGGTCAAGAAGCGCAAGGGCAACGACGGGTACAACGTGTCCACCGGTGCATACGAAGACCTCGTCAAGGCCGGCGTGGTGGACCCGAAGAAGGTCACCCGCAGCGCCCTGCAGAACGCGAGCTCCATTGCGGGCCTGCTCCTGACCACGGAATGCCTGATCACGGAGATTCCGGAGAAGAAGGAGAAGCCGGCGGCCGACCCGCATCACGGCGGCGGTATGGACTACTGA
- a CDS encoding lytic transglycosylase domain-containing protein, with protein sequence MRPLHVRWILLLVVIAANVAAWRLWRSRRAHEFDPAFQEAARRYAISPALIKAVAWQESRFDPGARGRAGEIGLMQLMEDAALEWATASRATGFVHEHAFDPVTNTLAGAYYLSKLLRRYTNTDDPLPYALADYNAGRGNVLRWMQGPAATNSTEFRRAITFPATRAYIDAVTGRYHEYLGTPEHRGLQQFRKVGGRGGMEN encoded by the coding sequence GTGCGTCCGCTTCACGTCCGTTGGATCCTGCTCCTGGTGGTGATCGCGGCCAATGTGGCGGCCTGGCGGCTCTGGCGGTCCCGGCGCGCCCACGAGTTCGACCCGGCCTTCCAGGAGGCCGCGCGGCGCTACGCGATCTCCCCCGCGCTGATCAAGGCGGTGGCGTGGCAAGAGAGCCGGTTCGATCCCGGAGCCCGGGGGCGCGCCGGAGAGATCGGCCTGATGCAACTGATGGAGGACGCGGCTCTCGAATGGGCGACGGCCAGCCGGGCGACGGGATTCGTCCATGAGCATGCCTTTGATCCGGTGACCAACACGCTGGCCGGCGCCTACTATCTCTCCAAGCTGCTCCGTCGCTACACGAACACCGACGACCCCCTGCCCTACGCTCTCGCCGACTACAACGCCGGACGCGGCAATGTGCTCCGGTGGATGCAGGGACCCGCGGCCACCAACAGCACCGAATTCCGGAGGGCCATCACCTTTCCCGCCACGCGCGCCTACATTGATGCCGTCACCGGGCGCTACCACGAATACCTCGGCACTCCTGAACACCGTGGCTTGCAGCAATTTCGGAAGGTGGGTGGGCGGGGAGGGATGGAGAATTGA